A genomic segment from Triticum dicoccoides isolate Atlit2015 ecotype Zavitan chromosome 1A, WEW_v2.0, whole genome shotgun sequence encodes:
- the LOC119355708 gene encoding histone H3.3-like — MAAGDFSRACSNVSVLFGCLGIAFKFALMDYVAKASGRSSAPLSSPATCSAVREQTMLKVLLMARIKQTARKSTGGKAPRKQQATKAARKSAPTTGGVKKPHRYRPGTVALREIRKYQKSTELLIRKLPFQRLDREIAQDFKTDLRFQSHAVLALQEAAEAYLVGLFEDPWREGLRACDVIKILATLNGFIPLDDLNHQDLRGSYF, encoded by the exons ATGGCGGCGGGGGACTTCTCGCGTGCCTGCTCCAACGTCTCCGTCCTCTTTGGCTGCCTCGGCATCGCCTTCAAATTTGCCTTGATGGACTACGTCGCTAAGGCAAGCGGCCGCTCCTCAGCCCCCCTCTCCTCCCCCGCTACCTGCTCTGCTGTTCG TGAACAAACTATGCTAAAG GTTTTGCTCATGGCTCGTATTAAGCAGACTGCTCGTAAGTCCACTGGAGGAAAGGCTCCTAGGAAGCAGCAAGCCACCAAG GCTGCCCGTAAGTCTGCTCCCACAACTGGAGGAGTGAAGAAGCCTCACCGTTACCGCCCTGGAACTGTTGCTCTTCG TGAGATCCGCAAGTACCAGAAGAGCACGGAGCTGCTCATCAGGAAGCTTCCATTCCAGAGGCTTGATAGGGAGATTGCCCAGGACTTCAAG ACTGACCTCCGCTTCCAGAGCCATGCGGTGCTGGCCCTTCAGGAGGCTGCAGAGGCCTACCTGGTGGGTCTCTTCGAGGATCCGTGGCGAGAGGGCTTAAG AGCCTGTGATGTTATCAAAATACTTGCTACTCTTAATGGGTTTATCCCACTTGATGATCTTAACCACCAAGATCTCCGAGGCTCTTATTTCTAG